The Apium graveolens cultivar Ventura chromosome 6, ASM990537v1, whole genome shotgun sequence genome contains a region encoding:
- the LOC141664548 gene encoding putative protein phosphatase 2C 39, which yields MEDPWLPPEVEAYIQTNHEALHGQKLCYLMYTGSNGWDHELIEDIFDRRDANIILSIPLNNKMQDDWYWRQEKMGYYLVKSAYLLMQEEKPDNGTNANSGTARDHEGKLVEARASCLRGSLKPELAKTIDIREDLSLVKKKNQGDVVIESDYLQMVQAICDVPRVDGELAVARELGDKSLKHLSSESEVSVEIIIEDTDYLILASDDIWKDLSNQEVVDCIKHVKCPQTAA from the exons ATGGAAGATCCATGGCTTCCTCCGGAAGTTGAAGCTTATATCCAAACAAACCATGAAGCCCTCCATGGCCAAAAGTTATGTTATCTGATGTACACAGGAAGCAACGGATGGGATCATGAATTAATAGAAGATATTTTCGATAGAAGAGATGCAAACATCATCTTATCTATCCCCCTGAACAATAAAATGCAAGATGATTGGTATTGGAGACAGGAGAAAATGGGATATTATTTAGTAAAGAGTGCTTATCTACTTATGCAAGAAGAAAAACCAGACAATGGAACCAACGCTAACTCGGG TACAG CTAGAGATCACGAAGGCAAATTGGTTGAAGCTAGAGCAAGTTGCCTGAGAGGCAGTCTTAAACCAGAATTGGCTAAAACTATTGATATTCGAGAAGATTTGAGTTTGGTCAAGAAGAAGAACCAGGGTGACGTTGTGATAGAATCTGACTACTTGCAGATGGTACAGGCTATTT GTGATGTTCCTCGTGTTGATGGAGAACTGGCAGTGGCCAGAGAACTTGGTGACAAGAGCTTGAAACACCTTAGTTCAGAATCAGAAGTGTCGGTTGAAATCATAATTGAAGATACAGATTATCTAATCTTAGCAAGCGACGACATATGGAAG GATTTGTCGAACCAAGAAGTTGTGGACTGTATTAAGCACGTAAAATGTCCTCAAACAGCGGCATAA